Proteins co-encoded in one Aspergillus luchuensis IFO 4308 DNA, chromosome 6, nearly complete sequence genomic window:
- a CDS encoding cytochrome P450 (COG:Q;~EggNog:ENOG410PMRI;~InterPro:IPR001128,IPR017972,IPR002401,IPR036396;~PFAM:PF00067;~TransMembrane:1 (o6-27i);~go_function: GO:0005506 - iron ion binding [Evidence IEA];~go_function: GO:0016705 - oxidoreductase activity, acting on paired donors, with incorporation or reduction of molecular oxygen [Evidence IEA];~go_function: GO:0020037 - heme binding [Evidence IEA];~go_process: GO:0055114 - oxidation-reduction process [Evidence IEA]) yields MQLLSLFFNVFAAGILLLLGTGGYVIYQCFLSPLARIPGPFLAKLTNWHRAYLTYEGQAHRKYLALHRKYGAVVRTGPNVLSVADPTAFREIYKAGGKFAKSASYSVPKEIHAFDLFRQRNEKIHGEQRKLVARAYSMDSMVHLEPNVSSLLTSMVQKLDTLSGVVDLGVFLQLFAFDVIGAVSFSRPFGYVTAGDDDGVFSRLKQSLRSMSWLMNVPWFYDLHQVLKPYIGNWLAANDRNGYFYQFAAQEIVSRKDRGGDDRDIVNQLFAIQKTKPQFSDTDMAYMLTANVFAGSDTTATSLNAIFYLLLKNPTVYQRLMQELEEKRATGELSDLVTFQQAESCPYLQAVMYEALRLYPAAGLQLNRDVPEGGMKVGKYYVPEGTVVGSSAWVIHRLPEIWGPDFEEFRPERWLEGDVGNLKRFYFSFGGGSRTCVGRNISWLEMSKLVPTLLMRYNIQLAPGAKVTDESGGLIFIKGLNVLLSPRQRAVA; encoded by the exons ATGCAGCTATTATCCCTATTTTTCAATGTTTTCGCCGCTGGCATACTTTTGCTTCTCGGCACTGGCGGCTATGTTATTTACCAATGCTTCCTGTCTCCTTTGGCCCGGATTCCAGGCCCCTTTTTGGCCAAGCTTACCAACTGGCATCGGGCATACCTCACCTACGAGGGACAAGCCCATCGCAAGTACCTTGCACTTCATCGGAAGTATGGTGCAGTGGTACGCACAGGACCAAACGTGTT GAGCGTAGCGGACCCGACAGCGTTCAGGgaaatatata AGGCGGGAGGAAAATTCGCCAAATCCGCGTCATATAGCGTCCCAAAAGAGATTCACGCCTTTGACCTCTTCCGCCAACGGAACGAAAAGATACATGGCGAACAGAGGAAGCTCGTTGCACGTGCTTATTCAATGGACTCGATGGTTCATCTCGAGCCCAATGTCAGCTCTCTCCTCACGAGCATGGTGCAAAAGCTGGACACCCTGTCCGGGGTTGTTGACCTTGGAGTATTTCTGCAATTGTTCGCATTTG ATGTAATCGGTGCAGTCAGTTTCTCACGCCCGTTTGGCTATGTCACTGCCGGGGACGACGACGGCGTGTTTTCTCGGCTCAAGCAATCGTTGCGGTCAATGTCCTGGCTCATGAACGTACCCTGGTTCTACGATCTTCATCAAGTGCTCAAGCCCTATATTGGGAATTGGTTGGCAGCCAATGATCGAAATGGCTACTTTTACCAATTTGCAGCTCAAGAGATCGTCTCGCGGAAAGACCGGGGTGGTGATGACCGAGATATCGTAAACCAGCTGTTTGCAATTCAGAAGACCAAGCCTCAATTCAGTGATACGGACATGGCATATATGTTGACTGCAAATGTGTTTGCCGGCTCAGATACGACGGCGACATCGCTCAATGCGATATTTTATCTCCTGCTGAAAAATCCGACCGTCTACCAGAGACTGATGCAAGagttggaagagaagagagccaCCGGAGAGCTTAGTGATCTGGTAACATTCCAGCAAGCAGAATCCTGTCCTTATCTGCAGGCTGTGATGTATGAGGCGCTCCGACTGTATCCTGCTGCTGGACTTCAGCTGAACCGAGATGTCCCGGAGGGGGGTATGAAGGTTGGAAAGTACTATGTTCCAGAGGGC ACGGTGGTCGGGTCATCTGCGTGGGTAATTCACCGCCTCCCCGAGATATGGGGTCCTGACTTTGAGGAATTCCGTCCGGAGAGGTGGCTGGAAGGGGATGTGGGAAATCTCA AACGATTCTATTTCTCATTTGGCGGTGGTTCCCGCACTTGCGTTGGAAGGA ACATAAGTTGGCTAGAGATGTCAAAG CTCGTTCCCACCCTTCTTATGCGCTACAACATTCAATTGGCACCAGGTGCTAAAGTGACGGATGAGAGCGG AGGCTTAATCTTTATCAAAGGACTTAATGTTCTCTTAAGTCCGCGACAGAGAGCAGTGGCGTGA